Sequence from the Thunnus maccoyii chromosome 22, fThuMac1.1, whole genome shotgun sequence genome:
GGTGGgagatttgggtgtgttatgctagtagtggctaatgtagcctggagctgcagGGATGAGGAGTGGGAGCCAGAAAGTGAATCAGAGACAATTTTAATAATggattatatataattatttaagGATTTCATCAtgcagaaatgtcaaacatcCTAGGTTTctaggatttgctgtttttcttttctagtTTTCCTAGTCCAACTTTGAGCTTGTCCACATCATCCTCTAAGGTTATTGAAATTTAAATCCTTCCATGCATCCTTCCTCTGCAGGAGCAGCTATCTAGACGTATGGAGGAGCTGCAGGCAGAGAGATGCAAGACTGAGGCCCACATCCAGTCTCTGAAGAAACGCAAGGCAGATCTGTCTGTAAGTAACAGTTACTATACACATCAGACCCCCAGCATGGAGGACTGAAAGTACCTTGATGCCCCTCATGCTCTCCATTTCCCCTTGAAGAGGAGCACAGATGTGATGAAGCAGCAGGTTCGAGAGCGCTTCGAAGCCATGCGGGTCATCCTGAAGCGGGACGAGCAGGCTGTCCTGGACTCTCTGGAGCTGGACCTAAGGCAGACCAGGACCAGACTGGACCAGGTTCTGAAGGGCTGGAAACAACACCAGGACCAAGTCTCCAAGAGCATCAGCAGCACCCAGGCAGCGCTGAGCAAGAGCCCCGAGGCAGACAGAGAGGTCAGACTCTGCTCACTGACACAGTAACGAAATATAGTGATTGAGGGTAATTGTCTGCTGTTTTCATCActatttctctttgtgtctcttttcTCAAGGGCCATTCTGAGAATCTGAGGTAAAACTGCACCATTAGCTGAAAGGTTTAAACTATTTCCTCTAGAGCTCTGTTTTAAACCTCTCAGTTTCCCTTTAATCTGATCTCTCTCCCAGTTCTAAGAAGCCAGAAGCCTCTGAGAAGGAAATCCGACTGAATGAAGAGAGATTTGAAAGGCTCCTGAAAACATTATCCTCCATCTCCAAAAGCCTGAAAGCCCAGCTGCAGAGGAAGACTCTACTGTTAGGTACTAAGATGATTATTTCTACATGATATTGAGCTAAGTCATTTAGGGCAGCAGGGTGTTGAAGTGAGTTCAGTTGGGCAGAGCTTTGTTACACATCCAGGAAAAAAAGATCCAAATGTCATCAGCAAATCTGTGGATTCTGTGTTTAATTTTAGATTGCTTGCCCATGGTGATTGACAGGCAGACGTGCCATGGCCAGATAGTGGTGACCTCAGAAGGCCATGGCATGACCTTCTCAGGCTCCGCCCGCTCAGTTCCGGAGCACCCCCTGCAGTTTGATAAGGTGTGCTGCGCTCTGGGCTCGTCTCATGTCACAGCCGGACAGAGCTATTGGGAGGTGGAAGTGCGCTGCTGCTCCGCCTGGGCGGTGGGCGTAGCCTACGGCAGCCTGGAGAGAAAGGGACGGGACAAAGGCGCCAAACTGGGCCGAAACAGGAACTCGTGGTGCGTGGAGCTCAGGAACGGGCAACTGTCTGCTTGGCACAACGACCGGTCCGTGGCGTGTCAGGGTGTCGGGCAAACGCCGCTGGGAAGAGTGGGAGTGTGGGTGAATTACGACAAGGGCCAGCTGATGTTTTACGACGCAGAGAGCATGTTCGTCCTGCAGAGGTTTTCTGCAGCCGTGACGTCAGTGTTCGACCGGGCTCATCACCAGTTCACAGAGCCTCTGTACCCCGCCATGCGGTTCCTGAGACCACCAGAGAGCCAGACCTGGCCAAACCACCTGCAGCTCTGTCACCTCAACACGCCATGATGCCAGAGTCAAACTTCAGACACAGTGATGCAGAATGTTTTGCTAATGATTATAAGTGCAGTCTTTCCCATCCATGTATATAGCTAATCAATTATATCAAATAAGACGAACCAACCTGAAGTCGATGTCCAGCAGGAGACTCTTCATTGGCTCGTGTTTCTGCTCCAGGTTTCTCAACTTGATCAGCTCCTGCAGTCTGACACAAACAGCAACAATCATCACTGactaaaacatgaataaaaactgatttCAAACAGTGTTTAAGACCTCAGTTGTTTGACTTAAGTTAGACAGATATTAGTTTTTGAGGATCAGTTGTTtccagtgtaaaaataaaactagaaGTGACCATTAAGCTCATTCTTGAActtggaaacagtagtttgacaaaataatttttaCTTTAGGACCACTTAGTGGCTTGTTCCGGGGCTTT
This genomic interval carries:
- the si:dkey-219e21.4 gene encoding nuclear factor 7, ovary, translated to MKQQVRERFEAMRVILKRDEQAVLDSLELDLRQTRTRLDQVLKGWKQHQDQVSKSISSTQAALSKSPEADREGHSENLSSKKPEASEKEIRLNEERFERLLKTLSSISKSLKAQLQRKTLLLDCLPMVIDRQTCHGQIVVTSEGHGMTFSGSARSVPEHPLQFDKVCCALGSSHVTAGQSYWEVEVRCCSAWAVGVAYGSLERKGRDKGAKLGRNRNSWCVELRNGQLSAWHNDRSVACQGVGQTPLGRVGVWVNYDKGQLMFYDAESMFVLQRFSAAVTSVFDRAHHQFTEPLYPAMRFLRPPESQTWPNHLQLCHLNTP